The Apostichopus japonicus isolate 1M-3 chromosome 20, ASM3797524v1, whole genome shotgun sequence nucleotide sequence GCTCATTTCAACCAAAATATACATTTCATGAGAAAGCTGTCATTCTCTCCCCATGCGACACGACAGGTAGCATATCATCTTTATGATTATGACAATGCTTTCAGTTTTACACTCTCTGAGTGGAACCTTTCTGTATTATGCCATTGCTCTAATAGGAGACCTAGCTCTGCAGGCATAGATGGCAGGAGAGGGTCGAGACCAGAGATTACAGATTTACCGGGGAGCGGTTCATCCAGTAGGCCGACCACAGCAGAATCATCATCTGGAGAAGGCAGGGATGAGGGCGGCATCCTCACACCCATCACAGAAGCATCTTCTACATCGGTAGGACgataaaaatttttttttacgaaatatCCATCACTTAAAGACCTGTTTATATGTTCATACAATGGTGTCAAAAGATTCCtgagagatggagagagaaaATGTCTGAGCGGGGGGATGACATTGATGAAGGTTGTGTATGtgggggagtgggtggggggtggaggagCAATGTTCCATATTTTAATGCATGACATGACAAAACAGGATGTGAAAAGGAGAGGCAAGTCGAAAATACGATAAATTTATGGAAGTGAAGTGATGTGTTGGTATCTGAAGGATTTACATGTgatcaaaagtttgaaaaccaTACTGCCAATTTTTAATCACAGGAAAAGAAAGCTGAGGCTGTTAGGCCGAGCTCTGGAGGAGACGCCAACAGAAGATCGGCTTCATCCAAAAAGGATGTAGCTAGGAAATCATCTGTACCCTACAAAACACCATCTAAAAGTGGAGCTGAGCAGGTACGTCTTCACGAATAGTTtgtgggggggtgggttggggggcaGGCATTGACAGAAACTGCATGAAAGGTTTTTCGgtaattttttatgatatcagtGAAGAAATGGTACAAACTATTATAGAGTTGAGAGTCAAGGTGTTCTGGAAGTATTGGAATGGATTAGAAATACTGAAACTACCCTTCTggcagaaaagaaaaaggaaatatttaacatatatattaatcaCACTTGAAAATGAGGGACTTCTTGATTAATATCCTAATTCAAGGGTTAGATGTCAGTTCAAGAATTCTgcttaaccaaaaaaaaatctaaaagttGAACATACTCTCAGACTGAATATTGTGAAAACTTAATAAAACTGCTTAAATTGTAAATCACATAAGTCGCATTCACCTccttgactgtgttttaaccaAACCAGATTTTCCGacttttattgttgtttttaatcTCGTCAGGCTTCAACTCCGCGTAAAACAAGACCTTTACCGGCACCACCGAGCAAAGCCGGGACACCCCGCACAAGTACGAGCTCCAAGAAGAGGGTCTCGTCAGCTCCATCAGCAGAAAGGTCTAGGTCTTCTTCCTCCAGCTCTGTGAGCAGTTCGAGAGACGAGGTGTCGACCCCTAGGGGGTCAGAGGTCAAGGTACATAGTCTGTTACGTCTGCATCATGGTTATCCATAGTATTGCTTTATACTTGAAACAAAGAATATCACTGAATAGAAAATAACACACATGGCAAATACGTGAtatctcttttctttttggatTTTGATCATAGTTTTATCAGTTTCAATTTACATTTGAGGAAGTATTAGGGATGGCTCTTGTACAGTTTTGAAGTTAAATCTAGGGGGTGATATTATTGCATGATTAATGGCTGACTGACATAGTAAACCTGTGAGATGTCACTGAGTCTTTATGACATTGTGTACACCTTAAACCAAAGCCTCTCCCGGTCGCTGTTCTCATGCTATGTGGAATAATTATTATTGAAACAGAagaattatcataattattaggCTAGAATGAAATTCAAAACCAGTGATCTCTGGCATTCTTGTCCTTTGCAAAATAGTTATTCTTAAATATCTTTGCTGATAATTTTGGCATATTGGCACCTGGGGCCTTCGTCAGTTACAGCTGTGTGGTTTTCAGATTGTTTTCCTGTAGAAATTACAACATTatcaaatgttttttcttcattttttgatttatttcctCTTCTTCCTATAGAGATCAATAAACAGCTCAGCTAGAGCCAGAAGGAGAGAACTAAGGGAATCCCAGGAACACACTGGCACCCCAGTGGTATCAGCTAGTGGTAAGGTTGATAGCACCCATGATTCCACCCAACCCTATTCTCTGCTTATCTCTCTGTTGATGATGAGATTGGAGAAACCCAACTGTTATCAGAATAAAATGGAACAGTAAACTTGGTGGTAAAGTTTATGCATATAAGACAACAACTATCGTAAGGGAAGGGGGTCAGAGGTTGATAAAGGTCGTTCTTCATATTAACTCTTTACGGGTTGTGTTCATTTGATCCGTTTTTAGAAAGCTGGCAAAAGAACATGTAAACGTGCCGATGGTGCGTTCTTCAACATGGGGGTAAGCattacatatacagtatgatTGTTGAACAGTAACTGCATTTACATATCCTCTGGTTTTCTTTCAGTGGGTAGCAGAGAATCCAGTTCCAGCAGGGATGAAACTGATTCTGTGTCCAAGAAGAAGAGGGTAACTCACACTAGATCTGATCCATCGAGTGTTGCAGCCAAGGTAAATTATTATGAAAGCAACTGGTATAATGCATGTCGTTGTGTGACAAAGTTTAACAATGCTAGAGCACTTTTCAGCAGATACACTTGTGGTTGTGTTGTTTACAAAGGAAAGTATTCTTTGAGCAATTGAgcaacagaaaactgactgggaaattataataaagaaaatgtaaaaaaatggGAAATAGCTAGATATTCTTGGCTAGAACCAGATTGAAAGGTTAAGACTACACACGCTGCGCTCTATCAACTATAGAGCTAACCAGTCCCTCGTTTAATGCTATCACTTTCATAGCCATTTCTTAACCGAGGGTGatagtcagaagccacagtgcCTTACATATGGTGTCATCACCAACCCAACCCATTTTCATTCTTCCCCAATTTCATTGGTGTATGAACCATGTGAAGCATTTCTTGCATTCAATACAACCCAGAAAAGTGGCAGAGTAATGATTTTAAGAGAAattctgaaatatttcttcACTCAGCGCATAGTGCAAACATGTACAACTAATTGGCAGTGCAGCCTAATCCCTTGGTGGGAATTCTAATTTTAAGCCAAAGGCTTACATGCAAATGAGGCAAGGTTTAGCACAAACGGCTTCCGTGAAATTTAGGCAAGCCTTAGCAAAGACTAGCTTTGTAAGTGTCAAAGGCCTATGCTGGCTGTTGACTTTTGTTTTGCAAGGACTTGCACAGCTGTCTTGATGCTACATACAGGCTATAGTGCTGGTGTCAATGTGTTTTGGGAGATGTTACAGTGCAGGCACATCCGGAAAAGTCATTTAACAACCCATCAGCATTTAGGAAAACTTTGATCAACCGAGACctgtgtattaaaaaaaaaaattttatataaatattcatgctcCTCGTTAGCAAAAGGACCAAAGAAAAGACGAAGACAAAGAAACAGATAATTCCAGCTCTTCGGGAGAAGAAGATAACCCTGAGCAGGTCAAGAGAAGGTCAGTATTTCAGATATCAAACTCAGCTGTATGGTTTCACTATTGCATGCATAACTAACAGTATATTGTCCTAACACACTTTCCAACAGATTTAGTGACCTTAACCTAGATCCGATGGTTTTCTGCTTGTCTGCATAAAAGAGAAAGGAAGACATCTTTTTCGTCCAATCTGTATTTTAATTAGAGTATCACTCTGTCTACTTATGATATACAGTAGTGGCGTTCCAAATTTTCTTGTGTTTTCAGTCTTTGCAAGTTTTCCTAGTTGAGTACAACTTCTCCTCACAGGAGAAGGTTCTGGGTGATCTATTCAAATTATTATAAAAGGATTTCAGATCAATATATGAAATGGGATTTTTGGACTGTTTgttacccctccctccctcaaaaaaaaaaaaaggatgaggGTCCAAAAAAGGATGTGGGCGTGGAAGAAAGACATGCTATTTTATCTTCTATTTGGCCCTATCTGTTGGTAAAGGTCTTTGTTTTGTGCTGGTATTTACTTATATGTCATATTTCTGCTGGGCTTTAAGCGAACAGCATATTTGATTGTAACAATGTCGTAGAGTGATGTTACCTTGTGAAGAAAACCGTTTTCttgaattatttttaaaatatgttatatgaTGTTTTGTAACTAGCCCTATAAGTTTCCTAACTACATTGAATGGATCAATAGATAATCTTTCAATATCATACATGTTTTTGTATCCACTTTTTTGCCCTAATTGTTTACACTTTTTTAAAACCTTCACAGAGAAGAGAAAGAGATCAAGAAGTTCTCCTCGTTGCTTGAGACGACCCTGAGGTTGAACGAGAAGCAGTCCAACGGGGACAGGGACTCCCCAGAGAGTGTGACAGAGGAAGAAGAGGCAAAGGATCATAAGGTCATTAACAATGAGTTTCAGATTGCTCCAGCAGCACCCAGGGCACCAAAGGGTATCGGTAAGTTACTTTAAAGATTACTATCGATTAATCTAGGGGCAGGGGGCTCTTTACCTGGGGTGCGTATTATGCCTTGGAGGTGGAGCGAGGCAGAGCACTGTTACGAAACTTTATTATGGAATAGCATCAAAATTTGTCAACTCACAAAGCTGCTCTTCAAAAGGATTGtccaagaaaaaatatttattgacaAGAACAGCAGCAACAGAGGCCTAAAACTCATAACTCAGTGACTGACGGTTTATCAGTTAACACAGTGAACTTTGTGGACTTTGGATGGTGTGTAGATGTAAGCTGAGGACATCATGTTTGTTTGGTGAGCAGCTGTTGATTAATTTACAGCTTTGGCATATTTGTCAGAAGCACCAGTTTGTATTGAATTTCTTCTGTCATTTAATAAGACGTAAACCTCTGATCTTCGCAGGCAATGCCACTATGACCACTTCAGGAAGGTTGATGGATCGTATCGCCGCCTTGAGGAAAGATATCATGGCTGGCGTGGGAATTGAGATGCTTCAGAAGGCTTACGAAATATTCGATAATGAGGAAGGGGACAACATTGAGGTAAGATTGAGGGGGTTTATCATTGGTGATTGATCTGGATGGTGTTTGAATGTTAGCTAAGGAATTGGTCAgtgatatataataataaataaaaaacagataTATTTCAGAATGAGAAGGGAGTGATACAGAGGTTAGACTAAGGTGTGTGTTTCAGGTGAAAATCTTGTTAGTACTAATACTGTTGTAAAGATATTGATTGCTATCAGTACAGTGTCTTGTTCACAGTAATTTTCATTCTTCCTCTAATACACAAATCTTTTATCTTTCTTATGACCTCAGCCTCTTCTAGTCAAGCTGTTGGGAAGGAAGGACTTTGAAATCTATGGTGGCAAAATTTGGCAGCTGAAATTTTGTGAGGAAACTGTTTTTGGATGAGGATTAACCAGTGgatgaaaccccccccccccccacaaattgTTTCAACTGCTGATGGCCTCAACCTCAATATTTGGGTTTTAAGCCATGTCACTGTTAAGTCCATCGGAAGCCTTCGCATCAGACTCCATCTCGAATGAGGGAAAACTACATGTCAAGAGCAAGTTTCAGATGGAAAACAGGTGGCTTGCTTTTGGCAAGTTAAACCAACCATACTTATTTCAGAATTTAGAACTATGATGTCACCGCCCTTGTATTCATTCTTCCAGAAAACTGTCAACCTAGTGTGAAGCATTTGTGCAGAAGAGACAGGACTGTGTGCCTTTGCAGATGACACCCCAAACCATAGACAATTGATGCATATCCTGGAAAGAGGAGAAGTTGCATGAAATTCAGAAAATGGTTTTGGGGGTATGataaaatatcataaatgaTGGCTTCCTTGATAGAATGTTTTTACAATAAAGGAATATTTactataaacaattttttcaaaATGCTGGAGCACATGTTCTTTGGCAAAGAGAGGGGGGAAAACACAACGTTTCAgatttt carries:
- the LOC139961972 gene encoding uncharacterized protein, whose protein sequence is MSLDLYDKLSVVGKGSYGEVWLVKQKKDNKQYVIKKMELRNASKREKRAAEQEAKLLSKLRHPNIVSYRDSFNNDDGHLYIVMGYCDGGDVYNRLKQQKGRMLEERQVVEWFVQIAMALQYMHERNILHRDLKTQNIFLTKSKIIKVGDLGIARVLEGSNDMATTLIGTPYYMSPELFSNRPYNYKSDVWALGCCVYEMATLKHAFNAKDMNSLVYKILRGKMPAMPQTYGKELVEIIKAMLHQSPDKRPSVARILRNPYIKKHIAMFLEGTRARRPSSAGIDGRRGSRPEITDLPGSGSSSRPTTAESSSGEGRDEGGILTPITEASSTSEKKAEAVRPSSGGDANRRSASSKKDVARKSSVPYKTPSKSGAEQASTPRKTRPLPAPPSKAGTPRTSTSSKKRVSSAPSAERSRSSSSSSVSSSRDEVSTPRGSEVKRSINSSARARRRELRESQEHTGTPVVSASVGSRESSSSRDETDSVSKKKRVTHTRSDPSSVAAKQKDQRKDEDKETDNSSSSGEEDNPEQVKRREEKEIKKFSSLLETTLRLNEKQSNGDRDSPESVTEEEEAKDHKVINNEFQIAPAAPRAPKGIGNATMTTSGRLMDRIAALRKDIMAGVGIEMLQKAYEIFDNEEGDNIEPLLVKLLGRKDFEIYGGKIWQLKFCEETVFG